A single genomic interval of uncultured Sphaerochaeta sp. harbors:
- a CDS encoding zinc-binding dehydrogenase, whose product MEKKMMKGAKLPGNSTVAFGEFEIPKPGYGQVLVKTKCSTICGSDIRAIYREHLGKGPEGYQNVIAGHEPCGQIVEEGEGLKRFKKGDRVVVYHISGCGVCHECRQGYMISCTSDKRAAYGWQRDGGMAEYMLCDEKDLVYLPEELTYADGAQVACGFGTVYEAIEKVGVSGNDAVLVVGLGPVGLAALMLAKAMGANKLIGIESQSARIELAKKLGLVDHVFTPAEDNVAQIKALTGGNGVERAFDCSASDAGRATAIRATRKWGKIALVGEGGTVHFNPSEDMLHDQKTVYGSWVTSIWKMEDLVERLVRWGIHPEELITHRFPLEKADEAYALMASGACGKVAVCFDEELPS is encoded by the coding sequence ATGGAAAAAAAGATGATGAAGGGAGCAAAGCTTCCAGGAAACAGTACAGTAGCATTCGGTGAGTTCGAGATTCCCAAGCCGGGGTATGGACAGGTGCTGGTAAAGACCAAGTGCAGTACCATATGCGGGAGTGATATCAGGGCAATCTATCGCGAACACCTCGGGAAAGGACCTGAAGGATACCAGAACGTCATTGCAGGACACGAGCCTTGTGGCCAGATTGTTGAAGAAGGCGAAGGGCTGAAGCGGTTCAAGAAAGGGGACCGTGTAGTGGTCTACCATATCAGCGGATGTGGAGTTTGCCATGAATGCCGCCAGGGCTATATGATCAGCTGCACAAGCGACAAGAGAGCTGCCTATGGCTGGCAGAGGGATGGGGGCATGGCTGAATACATGCTTTGTGACGAGAAGGATCTTGTCTACCTCCCAGAGGAGTTGACCTATGCTGATGGCGCTCAGGTTGCTTGCGGCTTTGGTACGGTCTATGAAGCCATCGAGAAAGTCGGCGTAAGCGGTAATGATGCAGTGCTGGTTGTAGGTCTTGGCCCAGTTGGCCTGGCTGCCTTGATGCTTGCAAAGGCAATGGGTGCAAACAAACTCATAGGAATCGAATCCCAGAGTGCACGCATCGAACTCGCAAAGAAGCTTGGCCTGGTTGACCATGTATTTACTCCTGCAGAAGACAATGTGGCACAAATCAAAGCTCTTACCGGAGGCAACGGTGTCGAACGCGCTTTCGATTGTTCAGCAAGTGATGCAGGTCGTGCAACTGCGATCAGGGCAACCCGAAAGTGGGGTAAGATTGCACTGGTTGGAGAAGGCGGCACAGTACACTTCAATCCGAGTGAGGACATGCTTCATGACCAGAAAACCGTATACGGAAGCTGGGTGACCAGTATCTGGAAAATGGAAGATCTTGTAGAGCGACTGGTTCGCTGGGGCATTCACCCTGAAGAGCTCATCACTCACCGTTTCCCTCTTGAGAAAGCTGATGAGGCATATGCCTTGATGGCAAGTGGAGCATGTGGAAAGGTTGCTGTTTGTTTTGACGAGGAGCTTCCTAGCTAA
- a CDS encoding LacI family DNA-binding transcriptional regulator, which produces MGKREAATIKDVANLAGVSIATVSRVLNNLGVVNPETERKVLSAVNMLHYQRNAVARSLKLRVTKSIGIIVPEISNTFFTEIVEQLEKLLGPLGYALLLCSSENSVQEEKRKLAFLLERNVDALLVIPVGDVGAHFASPAIANIPLVMLDRKIEGLRCDVVLTDNRKGAYDVTCALIREGKTNIGFLGGDNHVHTSVERLHGFLDAMHDHQLEVNPDFILLGGMTQKAGYTLMEKALMMPFCPDTFFVVNDMVHIGATSYLMSKASREIRSKVVFSTFDYLYYAPLLKFCHYAVAQPLDQMGETAAQLLIRRLDGDQQGFPSTVIIEPTICVMEDNGGVVTDDKSIVAFNEHSPRFNRVFS; this is translated from the coding sequence ATGGGCAAACGAGAAGCAGCAACAATCAAGGATGTCGCGAATCTTGCTGGCGTCTCCATTGCCACTGTCAGTAGAGTTCTGAACAATCTCGGGGTGGTGAATCCCGAGACGGAAAGGAAGGTGCTCTCCGCGGTCAATATGCTGCATTATCAGCGGAATGCGGTAGCACGTTCCTTGAAACTCAGGGTAACCAAGAGTATCGGGATCATCGTCCCAGAGATATCAAACACCTTCTTCACCGAAATTGTCGAGCAACTGGAAAAGTTGCTCGGCCCACTTGGGTATGCACTACTGCTCTGTAGTTCAGAAAATTCAGTGCAGGAAGAGAAGCGCAAACTTGCATTCCTACTTGAGCGTAATGTTGATGCACTTCTCGTTATTCCAGTCGGTGATGTTGGTGCACATTTTGCTTCCCCTGCAATCGCAAATATTCCCCTGGTCATGCTCGACCGAAAAATTGAAGGATTGCGTTGTGATGTGGTCCTTACCGACAACCGCAAGGGTGCATACGATGTGACCTGTGCACTGATCAGGGAAGGAAAAACCAATATAGGATTCCTAGGTGGTGACAACCATGTCCATACATCGGTTGAGCGTCTCCATGGGTTCTTGGATGCAATGCATGACCATCAGCTTGAGGTCAATCCTGATTTTATCCTACTGGGAGGGATGACCCAGAAGGCTGGATATACCCTTATGGAAAAGGCTTTGATGATGCCCTTCTGTCCTGATACCTTCTTTGTGGTAAATGACATGGTGCATATCGGTGCAACAAGCTATCTGATGAGCAAAGCTTCCAGGGAGATTAGATCAAAGGTGGTATTCTCCACGTTCGACTATCTATACTATGCACCACTGCTCAAATTCTGCCACTATGCAGTAGCACAGCCTCTCGACCAGATGGGGGAGACGGCTGCCCAACTCCTGATCCGCCGTCTTGATGGTGACCAGCAGGGATTTCCCTCCACCGTCATAATTGAACCAACCATCTGTGTGATGGAAGACAATGGTGGGGTAGTGACCGACGATAAGTCAATTGTGGCTTTCAACGAGCACTCCCCACGGTTCAATCGGGTCTTTAGCTAG